The Periplaneta americana isolate PAMFEO1 chromosome 14, P.americana_PAMFEO1_priV1, whole genome shotgun sequence region TAACATGTACaaacttttataaaattttattaataattcattttttataacaaGTGATTCTTCAACAAAATATTGtgacatgagttatatgtatcaaAAGTCACATCcataatttccaaaatttatatttatttctcggTAAATCAATTCAAATTGAACTTTTCTATCAACAAGATCTAGttacacaaaattaatgaaaaatcaaCTAACCTTTCATGCACAGTTACTATgtataatttaagggtttaagtttagatttcgTCCTTTTAAAATACCTGATGATGCGTaacaggcgaaaacgttaatatctaTTGGAGATgtcatagcaaataataaaaattagcaaaataataaatcacattgattaaactttaaaatatttattatactgtTCCTagttggtgattattgtttccttccccataatgcaACAAGTAATcttctatttgtgatatgccattcccatctaacctaacctcttgtactcccacgaagtctattctatatctagctagttcttttgctactaatgttacccctcctattctataaagactagttacgttccacgtaccaaatctcataactttatttctttgctgtggtcgtgccagagaatcagtcccattacaaggcttattgtatggtttcgtaagaagctgttttttttacggtgatgggttgttagcccttcgcccaacccccaagctggaggaccaccccttaacggttgtccacgactgcttattcaatatattcgcagctaccctccacatctggaggccgcctcctctatccgcaacctgaggacgcgccatgccgtggtgataggagaGTGAAACTACAGGGGGAATAAAGTGAAATTATAATAGTGGTAGTTGATTAATACATAGATCATTGAGTGGATATCTTTATTTTCTATCCCGCTAAATAGCAAAATGTCACACATAAATAATAGAATTACCTCAATTTACAAACAATACTACTAATATTAGTATAAGTTCATACTGAAATAAGCAAGAATTAATAATTTCGCTTCTCCATAACACGTACAGCTACATACATCACTACCAAAATtccttaaaaaatgtttaaattccatcgaaagatgtacagggacatcattttatttttactaatatgtttaatattaacctggctatacctttggaacaacacagtttgctacctccttccacgactggagttcgatgatactggcgtaaaatacaaacaaatcactttactaggtacagaagggaagaaaagtagttcatccatttacgtaaagtaggaaatatagcgattttgaatgtgataattttcattaggttttgtttaataaaaatacagtacagtattaataataagtgtttttactcacgaactgagctatccatgcgaactattcattatgcagtgtatattatactatctacagcacattagcgtacgatatagagaatgaagttaaaatgaaaaataatcataatatggatattaaacacatttttcaaaatgttcatttcgatacaggcttcagttcttttgtgcctattaaagcactatagactattgcatctaatttcaattaccagtttcgtccttcatacttcgTAACTCAtattgaagtaattctgtatctactctataaaaaagtaccttacgtactgtaaattcaatcttcacttctgcccgacccgcacagataaaattactcagacatgctatctactgtccgcccaagtggttatgtcgcagtatcgtagaagggggggggaatcacgtgatagttaattacttagcgagggccttttatttaagttattttgaacagttgcataatattacgtagacgtccaattaattcataacagaaattaatgttttcagaaaagagctaagaaagcccagtcACTAgtttttacagtggagcgagcagaagcagtgggggaaatcgggatgcgacgtaggcaaacggacgacattacctgtgcgaaaatatgattcaatattggaaattttcgtcactggaaaacgcgaacacatttctgaaacgtactataatcactaactcagtattgcggccttggttctgtatagACGACAGTtgggttggaacttcgttagtagaaggggtgggagtgaagtacattaaaaaactcaggtacaataaaagttgaagtaaaaataaaatgatgtccctgtagaagtagAACTAAAAGCCCAACATATATTAgccaacaaacaaatgaatacactTCCTTGACCATGACGTTGTCGTCTTTATAGCAACTCCTGCTCGCAGAAGAATGCCAACTTGTTGTAGCACGGGTAATCTGCCAGGAGCAGATTGCGGCCGAAACTCCCGCAATTCTGATTGGTGCCCGACGGTTCTTGTGCATTCCACTTCGCGTAGCCTGCAGACTTCAGCGTCTCGTCTGAAAAATGGATGAGACCTTGTGATCTAATGATGCGAGTAAGAATATGTGACTCGACTATGTCTccaacatttaaatttacaacaaaTAATGCTCCAATGTTTTTTACTTTCTCAGTGCATGAAGTATAGAGGCAGTGGTGTGATAACACAAAAATCCAATTAAGTGTTTTTTTCAGAAATGCACGGTTTcagaattactactactactactactactactactactactactactacttctaataataataataataataataataataataataataataataataataataataatacttaattacaaatggcttttaaggaacccggagattcattgccgccctcacataagcccgccatcggtccctgtcctgtgcaagattaatccagtctctaccatcatatcccacctccttcaaatccattttaatattatccttccatctacgtcctggcctccccaaaggtcttattccctccggcttcccaactaacactttatgtaCATTTCTGGAttgcccatacttgctacatccctgtccatctcaaacgtctggatttaacgttcctaagtatgtcaggtgaagaatacaatccgtgcagttctgcgttgtgtaactttctccattctcctgtaacttcatccctcttagccccaaatattttcctaagaatttcaagctaactctttttttaattaggaaaagtaaatgtCCTccaattactccatttgtgtagttacaaaatgacatcagagttcctgtattgGTATTCTCTCCTCTaaatctgtggttctgtctagccaggcgcaaccgtTTCAAGGTCCAATATccgaacgaatgtccaacctcgccggttcatctgcaaccggtcgaatataaaccggttgtaaacgctgttctgcagcactctggtacgagtataatgaatatttttccttttaattctaaatatttaaGATCTTGCTTCAGATGAATGAATGACAAACTAAATACAAattgacgaatgaatgaattaattaaatgatgGATGTCTAGGTGCATGGAAAgatgaatgaattgattaataccaggaaatataaattattgaatgcacaaatgaataaattaaaagcaggtgaatgaataaatgaatggatggatataatatggttgaatgaatgaatggatcgaagaataaatgaatgaattaattaattagatgagatgaggatggatggatggatggatgaatggatggatggatgaatggatggatggatggatggatgggtaaagGGACAACGGACGTTTGCATGACTATATGTAGGGGTGGGTGTGTggctagatggatgaatggatgacttGGCTACATAGGTGACGAACTGATGTGAAGATGGGCGGATGGAAAGGTAGATGGAAGAACGGATAAATTGGAAGATAGACAGATATATAAATGTTTAGTAGGGAAAACGGAAGTTTCTGGATAAACCTAGAGTAGGACACTCACTGAAGATGGTGAGGTACTCGCCCTCCTTGAATTGGTCGTGGAAGCCGGCCCAGGCCCAGTCGTTGTGGGCCGCCTTGGGGATCTTGGGGGTGTTGTCCCACAGCGTCTTGAGGGCCCTGGCTTCCTGGTCCGTGTTCACCACCAGGAAGTGTGTGCCCTCGTGCTTGCACACCTCCTGCGACTCCTCCCACGTCTTCACGTTGGTGTGTAGCTTGTAGTAGCCGAAACCGAAAATCAGGTCGTAACCCAGGGCTCGAAGACTGGTCTTGTCGGCCGGAGGCGCTATCACAACGAGTGTTTATTATTTAGGAGCAGTGTAGTTTTATGAGAATAGACAATGAAAGGAAAGAGAATAACAAGTCGAACTGTAGCTAGTAAGAGGTAacggaatttaattttgtgtgaaaaatttgatttacttttttttttaataaattatttcaagacAAACATCACAAATCCAATATTTACCGAATTTGACAATTTAGGCTACTTGACATAGTTGCATAGGCTACCATCCTGTaaaaagaatatcccaagtccgactaaaattgtatccattttcattttttgaaaaaggtatgcaagttttaatttcaacgctcatttttaataaatttatggatttggggggggggattatatattcctttatttttccaatctattcttttgattttcctctttatttatttaatttttctaactaggtagctagctagtgagtacaaattaaatttataaaacaaaaatgtttctagccactaccgcaaGAGCCAGGCTCGCATACGGTGTGGTCTCAgccaataatataaaataaaatttgcaaggacagtttactaattatagtaagtaacttaattcaaaccaataattattaacacacaagaacaaaaaaaaaggaagaagaagaaagaaaaaaaagagaggaaaaaacacatttaatataaaatgacaatcagacagaaaccaatgatattcaataaaaacatgaataatagtcgacaaaaataaaagataaaaaatacatttgttaatattatatatcatgaataattttataaatttcttttttaaaagcttcaattttaaatattttgaatttggaaaatggtttgtaattttattataaagtcttgggccgaaactagcaccatgtttaagtgctgcacttgtatgacatttaggctcaattaatgggaaagtaggctTTTGTCCTCGAGTACGATAtttatgtcgattagatttatgttttatttgatttatgtggtagtaagttagtaaaatatatttataaatttcttcagtagttaatttaatactttaaaatctgtatcaattaaatttgttgggtaatccatatgtTTGGTCAGACCAATTTTCATTAATCTTTAAAATGGAATATCACATTATGTTGATACTAAagttatatccatgttaatttttcgtTTTTCTAACAAGAGGGCGTAGCAAGCTTGGCGTTCACGTAGCGTTTGCGTTTACTTTTCATTTTGAATGACTCTTTATGATcgaggaaaccgtgaaaaaacaCGATCAGATTGTCCGAGCCCATGATTTAAACCCGGCATCTCCCGAATGCGTATCTAGTGTTTTACCACTAAGCTAGCTTAGATCAGTCTTTATGACCTCAAAATGTAAGataatttacttcatttataatttgtaggttttattatagatataattGATTTTATACTGATTCACATGAAATAGCTACTCGCATATCGTAcccatttgtaatattaatttagtatttacGAAAAAATGTTAGTGGCTTATAATGGCATGACTTGTAAAGTAACTAGCAGTACTCTGAAACGAGACTGATGAAGGGAAAGTTGTGAAACTTAATTCTTTTGTGAATATTCTCCCGCGTATGGAAGCATTCTTTGAATAAAAAATTTGATGAAACTTCGAACTTAAAAtagtttcaaacaaaatagtgttaaaatatatttaaaaaaaaagtaacgtAAGGTACGAATATATACCTTAAATACGCCAAACATCTGTTTCGAAGTAATACACTTTGTTGTCCACGTCGACTACTTCACTAAAAGTAAATTGGCAACATTTTTCCGTTTCCATGGCAACCCTTGTTCCCGATCGCTTGTGATTGGTTGACTTAAATAGTTGACATGAGTATATCTTGCAAATTCGCTGATTTACTAATACTTTCTAATTCTGGGTGGACTATGGCATCTTTATTGTCTATTAACTCTTGCTGACGTCAGAGAGGCATTCTGAGCTCTTGCAATCTTTAGTAGAGTTTAGTTGAATGTATATTATAGTGCTGTTTTCGAGAGTTGGAACATGAGATTAACGTTGCACTCTGaaaacattattcaatattacgagagtggatcggaaagtaacgcacaataattaaaaaaaatatgtttaataggtgaataaaaataaaaaaaatacacaaatgaactcaCATATTTCAGCTACTTTTCTTCATAAGCgccaagtttctcaacacatttctcccatcgtgctACCAGTTGCAGTATACCCTGTTCATAGAAGTCAGTTCAGTTGGAGTATAGCCATCTGCGGACGTTGATTGCACTTTTGCATCGATCGCTAAGCGATGGCTGGTCAAGAATTTCCTCATGGGACCAAACAGATGCAAGTCCGacggtgcaaggtctggactCTATGATGGATGCTGGAGCACCTCccaaccaaatgtgttgattttttcacgaacAGAAGCCGCGACAtgagggcgagcattgtcatgaagaagtttGACATCGTCAGCATTAATGTTACGGCGTTTGTCACTAAGGACACGACGCAACTTTACCAAAGTTTGAATGTAGGCTGCAGCATTCACAATGGTCTCGTGTTTAGCAAATtccaccaacaaaacaccatgcatatcccagaacactgtcacaagcactCTCTTTGCAGATtgcgtcactttgaattttttctttgctGGGGAAGCAGCATGCTTCCACTtcatagaggcctgctttattTCGGGCGTGTAGTGGTAAGCTCAAGACTCATCACCAGTAAAAATTCCTTTCAGAAAGTCATGCTCTTCTGCAGTGTAACGCCTTAAGTGGTCCAAGCATGTCATTATTCGCTGGCCCTTGTGGTcgtctgtcaggttcttaggcacccagcgggcactaactttatgaaatttcaatgtgtcatgcGCGATATCGTACACTGCACCGTATGACATattgaactgctgagataaggttcgcaTTTGGATCCACCGgttcacagtataagaagaatctgtagggacaactcttgtcgggacctttgatgttgttggtactaaattcaagctcagtaaggtctagttctcaatgaatccaactatgtctgtagtatcaaaccactatcaaaatattagtaaaatgtttatttatttattttattggtcagtaatacgaataatcttgtatgtatattatctatcattaatattatatcGCTAGGAAGttaaaatacttatatccattgttgacgttcatgctcgcacttcaccgcaacggacgccatgatgtattatgttgtacttggatcaattttaccaacataagcctcaaacagtgacttgaacgttagcgtcaattagtgaatattttcacgatgattgcatacggaagtaattattattatggttatattgccattcgtttgcctcatgtctttaaaattattaaaatatgagtaatgaatgttttcagttaatattaaattatgccaggcctgttgtagatggagatccatctggtggaggttccagataatacacccggtttcgtgacatgcgcactcagaatttgttcccacgaaatggcttaggtgtctttactgtatgttctctatactgtgaccGGTCATTCAAAATTGCCGActcaatgcctgtgacattccACTGGATTGCAGCTGTTACCGGCCGCCCGGAACGTGgcgaatcacaaaggttctcacgACCGTCTGCGAAGAATACGCACCATCTGCAAATGTTACTACTGTCCATACAGTCTTCCTCGTACACGCCACACATGTCCCCTTGAATTTCACTCGGGAATGTCCTTCAGCTCAtaaaaatcgcacaacacttcgcagctcttcacaagttgacgacagtaatatacgcgccatctttgttgcgtagttcacgcTTCTCTTTCTAGAGCTGCACAcgcaaaacaaattgtgtctgtagtgaaaacttcaaactatatttCGATGAAATGTCAACAACCCAGCCGCAATACCAACGCAAAAAAATATTATGCGTTACTTTCCGTTCCACCCTCTTACATAGACCTGGAGCGTGTTTCTGTGGTAACAACAGTTGTGCTGCTATTATAGTATTTATAAGTATAGGCTAGCTTTAGTGCTGCTTCACTTGAAAGTCGGTGTGCCTTTTAAAATCTGAATTCTATTGTTACAGCTCGCTACATTGTGGCAATTGCGAAGTAAATTcgataatacagtataattagtGATATATTTCCTCTTTTTACGTATTACAGTTCTATATAATAGGCCTGCTTCAAACATCATATGTTTCCCAAACGTTGGTAACCCTACATTTATGTACATCGCCATATTATTTTCCACCACACTATAAATATAGGTTGTAGTTCCGAGATCGGCCCCTAATCTGTCATGTCCCAACTGTCGAAAATGTAGGTAAGTAGGCAATAAGATAGAATACTTGTGCAAATAGATTAATCGAAAACCATTAATACGTTTTAATAGTTATATCAATTTTAAGaatctattttcataatttaataaaaatatgtttacaatatGTGAGTGGATCTGTCAAAAATGAATTATTGTACTTTTACTTCaacagtcaatcaatcaatgcaAAATGCTTCTCCTTGTCGCTTCTACCATGTTTTTCCTTTCTCTGctgtactttttaatttttcatagttGTTGCATTTTATTCTAATGAGCATGTCATTGATGTATTTCCTTCTCGGCCTTccccttcctttatttatttatttttttttacagagcaTTTTCCTCTccaatgttttaaataaaaatattttatgtcgaTTGTATGCCCAATGAATCTGATTTTTTCCTCttttata contains the following coding sequences:
- the LOC138713474 gene encoding hemolymph lipopolysaccharide-binding protein-like, translated to MFRCLVFCCLLWSAGAQECDSRLSNALKFSITSLRNQTGHWIAQVEHGAGKKEAGPWVLDIDHKTANCEDSEAVLIAATVTAPPADKTSLRALGYDLIFGFGYYKLHTNVKTWEESQEVCKHEGTHFLVVNTDQEARALKTLWDNTPKIPKAAHNDWAWAGFHDQFKEGEYLTIFNETLKSAGYAKWNAQEPSGTNQNCGSFGRNLLLADYPCYNKLAFFCEQELL